In Streptomyces nojiriensis, one genomic interval encodes:
- a CDS encoding substrate-binding domain-containing protein has protein sequence MNKKKIAFAAAAAALALGATGGSIAFADPAGSPQYRQLSGVGSDTTQDVMNGLAAAITVNGQKVIGSYDATGSANITTKDPAANPNCTLARPNGSGAGRSALLTSLQANNGCLDFARSSSLNLAAAAPGLTYVPFAVDGVSYAITPGSAIPRKLSLTDLKAIYHCDPNYVGAGPNYDMTVYLPQAGSGTRSFWESQMGITDADVVAGVYPCIKDKKGSAPVQEHDGRVLDDKSIVPFSIAQYQSQSSQTIADLRGRAILGTVDGLAPTVLNSGFGVKRDVYNVIPTGKVATAPWSTVFVGANSEICKQAAVINTYGFATNPNCGDTTKQTP, from the coding sequence GTGAACAAGAAGAAGATCGCCTTCGCCGCCGCGGCGGCCGCACTGGCGCTCGGCGCCACCGGGGGCAGCATCGCCTTCGCCGACCCGGCCGGCTCGCCGCAGTACCGCCAGCTGTCCGGTGTCGGCTCCGACACCACCCAGGACGTCATGAACGGCCTGGCCGCGGCCATCACCGTGAACGGCCAGAAGGTCATCGGCTCGTACGACGCCACCGGTTCCGCGAACATCACCACCAAGGATCCGGCGGCCAACCCGAACTGCACCCTCGCCCGCCCCAACGGCAGCGGCGCCGGCCGCTCCGCGCTGCTGACCTCCCTCCAGGCGAACAACGGCTGTCTGGACTTCGCCCGTTCCTCCTCCCTCAACCTGGCGGCCGCGGCCCCGGGCCTGACGTACGTCCCGTTCGCGGTGGACGGCGTCAGCTACGCGATCACCCCCGGTTCGGCGATCCCGCGCAAGCTGTCGCTGACCGACCTGAAGGCGATCTACCACTGCGACCCGAACTACGTGGGCGCGGGCCCCAACTACGACATGACCGTCTACCTGCCGCAGGCCGGTTCGGGCACCCGCAGCTTCTGGGAGTCCCAGATGGGCATCACCGACGCCGACGTCGTCGCGGGTGTCTACCCCTGCATCAAGGACAAGAAGGGCAGCGCCCCGGTCCAGGAGCACGACGGCCGCGTCCTCGACGACAAGTCGATCGTGCCGTTCTCCATCGCGCAGTACCAGTCGCAGTCCTCGCAGACCATCGCCGACCTGCGCGGCCGCGCCATCCTCGGCACCGTCGACGGCCTGGCGCCCACCGTGCTCAACAGCGGCTTCGGCGTGAAGCGCGACGTCTACAACGTCATCCCGACCGGCAAGGTCGCCACCGCGCCCTGGAGCACGGTCTTCGTCGGCGCGAACTCCGAGATCTGCAAGCAGGCCGCGGTGATCAACACCTACGGCTTCGCCACGAACCCGAACTGCGGCGACACCACCAAGCAGACCCCCTGA
- a CDS encoding Ig-like domain-containing protein encodes MLKNRVSRALALGVAAVTAAFAAGLAGASAAYAAPIGTIEINPATGADTSGIAFTTSGACPANATNVLVKVEGSGFPAGGLNVVGNSPITTYPTAPNGGMVIPLTSTMRDYASQAGFTTLQGKYDFTVICRTAFNGTSLGDYTGAVWFTSNTTYQNTDPAVKTGTTTALAVTPAGPAQAGTPVTLTATVAPAGAGGTVQFKDGASNLGTAVTVVGGTAALTTSNLAAGTHDLTAVFSPASASYNGSTSAHVSYAVTAVPAAATTTALAVSPASTAPQFSPVTLTGTVTPAGAAGAVKFTDTAGGTTATLGTVPVANGTAVLTTSSLPVGAHSFTAVFVPADAGAFTGSDSGAIPYTVGAFTGVTASETITTTVNAGALVISVANPQVTLPSPVLNADGDLLTTAGSINPVTLTDTRAGNPGWTISGQVTDFSDGATHAINGQNLGWSPKLVDKAPAQTVTAGSAVTAAHGAGTGDAGTAGLKSARTLANGAGLGTAHVTADLALNVPTSTVAGTYSATLTLTAI; translated from the coding sequence GTGCTGAAGAACAGAGTTTCACGGGCCCTGGCCCTGGGCGTCGCCGCGGTGACCGCCGCCTTCGCGGCGGGTCTCGCGGGCGCGAGCGCCGCGTACGCCGCCCCGATCGGCACCATCGAGATCAACCCGGCGACCGGCGCCGACACGTCCGGCATCGCCTTCACCACCTCCGGCGCCTGCCCCGCGAACGCCACCAACGTGCTGGTGAAGGTGGAGGGTTCCGGCTTCCCCGCCGGCGGGCTGAACGTGGTCGGCAACTCCCCGATCACCACCTACCCGACCGCCCCGAACGGCGGCATGGTCATCCCGCTGACCTCCACCATGCGGGACTACGCCAGCCAGGCGGGCTTCACCACCCTGCAGGGCAAGTACGACTTCACGGTCATCTGCCGGACGGCCTTCAACGGCACCAGCCTCGGCGACTACACCGGCGCGGTCTGGTTCACCTCGAACACCACCTACCAGAACACCGACCCGGCGGTGAAGACCGGCACCACCACCGCGCTCGCGGTCACCCCGGCCGGCCCGGCCCAGGCCGGCACCCCGGTCACCCTCACCGCCACGGTCGCCCCGGCCGGCGCCGGCGGCACCGTCCAGTTCAAGGACGGCGCGAGCAACCTCGGCACGGCCGTCACCGTCGTGGGCGGCACCGCGGCCCTCACCACCAGCAACCTCGCCGCCGGCACGCACGACCTGACCGCCGTCTTCAGCCCGGCGAGCGCCTCGTACAACGGCTCGACCTCGGCCCACGTCTCCTACGCGGTCACGGCCGTCCCGGCGGCCGCGACCACGACCGCCCTCGCGGTCTCCCCGGCTTCCACCGCGCCGCAGTTCAGCCCGGTGACCCTGACCGGTACCGTCACGCCCGCGGGCGCGGCCGGCGCGGTGAAGTTCACCGACACCGCGGGCGGCACCACCGCCACCCTGGGCACCGTCCCCGTCGCGAACGGCACGGCCGTACTGACCACCAGCAGCCTGCCGGTCGGCGCCCACTCCTTCACCGCCGTCTTCGTACCGGCCGACGCGGGCGCCTTCACCGGCTCCGACTCGGGCGCGATTCCCTACACGGTCGGCGCGTTCACCGGAGTCACCGCCTCCGAGACCATCACCACGACCGTCAATGCCGGCGCGCTGGTCATCAGCGTCGCCAACCCGCAGGTCACGCTGCCCTCGCCGGTCCTGAACGCCGACGGCGACCTGCTGACCACCGCCGGGTCCATCAACCCGGTCACCCTCACCGACACGCGTGCGGGCAACCCGGGCTGGACCATCAGCGGCCAGGTCACCGACTTCTCCGACGGCGCCACGCACGCGATCAACGGCCAGAACCTCGGCTGGTCCCCGAAGCTCGTGGACAAGGCCCCCGCGCAGACCGTCACGGCCGGCTCCGCCGTCACGGCGGCGCACGGCGCCGGCACCGGTGACGCGGGCACCGCGGGCCTGAAGTCCGCCCGCACCCTCGCGAACGGCGCCGGCCTCGGCACCGCGCACGTCACCGCCGACCTGGCGCTGAACGTCCCGACCTCCACGGTGGCCGGCACCTACAGCGCCACCCTCACCCTCACCGCCATCTGA
- a CDS encoding phosphoribosyltransferase family protein yields MLFTHRAQAGERLAEALRHLKGEDPVVLGLPRGGVPVAYRVARALGAPLDVIVVRKLGVPYHRELGFGAIGEGGVRVLSEDIVLGSRLGPQDIEAVEHAEEAELARQARRFRGDRPRVSLDGRTVIVVDDGIATGATAAAACEVVRAQGAARVVLAVPVAPPDAVARLGSAADEVVCLATPHAFRAVGEWYQDFSQTPDEEVVFLLARAAADPVSRPPVRTAEVEIDAGGLVLAGDLALPEGAGAVVVFAHGSGSSRHSPRNRSVAADLNRAGLATLLLDLLTPGEEVDRANVFDIETLAGRLADATAWLRRRELLPTGWFGASTGAAAALWAAAEPGSEIGAVVSRGGRPDLAGARLAAVRAPTLLIVGGRDSTVLDLNRRAQRELRCENRLVVVPGATHLFEEPGALDEVAALARDWFTRHLVPQ; encoded by the coding sequence GTGCTGTTCACCCATCGTGCGCAGGCCGGCGAGCGGCTCGCCGAAGCGCTCCGGCACCTGAAGGGGGAGGATCCCGTCGTACTGGGCCTGCCCCGCGGCGGGGTCCCGGTCGCCTACCGGGTGGCGCGCGCGCTCGGCGCCCCGCTCGATGTGATCGTGGTGCGCAAGCTCGGCGTCCCCTACCACCGCGAGCTGGGCTTCGGCGCCATCGGCGAGGGCGGCGTACGCGTCCTGAGCGAGGACATCGTCCTCGGCAGCCGCCTGGGACCGCAGGACATCGAGGCGGTCGAGCACGCCGAGGAGGCGGAGCTCGCCCGCCAGGCCAGGAGGTTCCGCGGGGACCGGCCGCGGGTGTCCCTGGACGGCCGGACCGTGATCGTCGTGGACGACGGGATCGCGACCGGGGCCACGGCCGCCGCCGCGTGCGAGGTCGTACGGGCGCAGGGCGCGGCGCGCGTGGTGCTGGCCGTTCCGGTGGCCCCGCCGGACGCGGTCGCCCGGCTGGGCTCCGCGGCCGACGAGGTGGTGTGCCTGGCCACGCCGCACGCCTTCCGTGCCGTCGGCGAGTGGTACCAGGACTTCTCCCAGACCCCCGACGAGGAGGTCGTCTTCCTGCTGGCGCGGGCGGCGGCCGACCCCGTCAGCCGCCCGCCCGTCCGGACCGCCGAGGTCGAGATCGACGCCGGCGGCCTCGTCCTGGCCGGTGACCTCGCCCTGCCTGAGGGCGCCGGGGCGGTCGTGGTGTTCGCGCACGGCTCCGGCAGCAGCCGGCACAGCCCGCGCAACCGGTCGGTGGCGGCGGACCTCAACCGGGCGGGCCTCGCCACCCTGCTCCTCGACCTGCTCACGCCCGGCGAGGAGGTCGACCGCGCCAACGTCTTCGACATAGAGACCCTGGCCGGGCGGCTCGCGGACGCCACCGCCTGGCTGCGCCGCCGCGAGCTCCTCCCGACGGGCTGGTTCGGGGCGAGCACCGGGGCCGCGGCGGCGCTGTGGGCGGCCGCGGAGCCGGGCTCTGAGATCGGCGCCGTGGTCTCCCGCGGCGGCCGGCCGGACCTGGCCGGTGCGCGGCTCGCCGCCGTACGGGCCCCCACGCTGCTGATCGTGGGGGGCCGGGACTCGACGGTGCTCGACCTCAACCGGCGGGCCCAGCGCGAGCTGCGCTGCGAGAACCGGCTGGTAGTCGTCCCCGGGGCCACCCACCTCTTCGAGGAGCCGGGAGCCCTGGACGAGGTGGCCGCCCTGGCCCGCGACTGGTTCACCCGCCACCTGGTACCGCAGTAG
- a CDS encoding phosphate ABC transporter ATP-binding protein: MTETLTLPQATSTGASALDARGISAWFGGRKVLSRVSLEMPAGRVTALIGPSGCGKSTFLRILNRMHELIPGAELAGEVLLDGEDIYARGRRLTDARRRIGMVFQKPNPFPAMSVYDNVTAGLKLTGVRASGAVKDDLVEECLSKAGLWKEVRDRLRQPGGALSGGQQQRLCIARSLAVRPRILLMDEPCSALDPTSTRRIEETIRDLAEEVTIVIVTHNMQQAARVSDQCAFFLAEQGTPGRIVEHGPTPAMFSAPSDRRTADYVEGRFG, encoded by the coding sequence ATGACCGAGACGCTCACCCTGCCCCAGGCCACCTCCACGGGTGCCTCCGCCCTGGACGCCCGCGGCATCTCCGCCTGGTTCGGCGGCCGCAAGGTCCTCAGCCGGGTCTCGCTGGAGATGCCCGCCGGCCGGGTGACGGCCCTGATCGGACCCTCGGGCTGCGGGAAGTCGACCTTCCTGCGCATCCTCAACCGCATGCACGAACTGATCCCGGGCGCCGAACTGGCCGGGGAGGTCCTGCTCGACGGCGAGGACATCTACGCCCGCGGCCGCCGGCTGACGGACGCCCGCCGCCGCATCGGCATGGTCTTCCAGAAGCCGAACCCCTTCCCCGCGATGTCGGTCTACGACAACGTCACGGCGGGCCTGAAACTCACGGGCGTGCGCGCCTCGGGGGCCGTGAAGGACGACCTGGTGGAGGAGTGCCTGAGCAAGGCGGGGCTGTGGAAGGAGGTCCGCGACCGCCTGCGCCAGCCCGGCGGCGCCCTCTCCGGAGGCCAGCAGCAGCGCCTGTGCATCGCCCGCTCGCTGGCGGTCCGCCCGCGGATCCTCCTCATGGACGAACCCTGCTCCGCCCTGGACCCCACCTCGACCCGCCGCATCGAGGAGACGATCCGGGACCTGGCCGAGGAGGTCACCATCGTGATCGTCACCCACAACATGCAGCAGGCGGCCCGCGTCTCCGACCAGTGCGCCTTCTTCCTCGCCGAGCAGGGCACCCCGGGCCGGATCGTCGAGCACGGGCCCACCCCGGCGATGTTCTCCGCCCCCTCCGACCGGCGCACCGCGGACTACGTGGAGGGCCGCTTCGGCTGA
- a CDS encoding PIN-like domain-containing protein → MTDVDASEVLEAADSTGRGIFDGFSGFVTPTPDDWKRVLSNGTVVVDTNVLLNLYRYNNAAREAFLSTLAKMGTRLWVPNQVMAEFWRNRERALEDPAKQLESSKKALLADLSKAVEKLRAWANRVSLDRAELRRLEGNLSQGFDQVIESMEKVVDSSGLGMERDTSKDRVISELAILLAGKVGLPLVRADYDAAIIEGKRRVEKKIPPGYMDKDKDSRGDDSEAGDFLVWSQIKLEAKRRGGDFLFVTGDSKEDWWWIRQGAPVGPRNELAEELRDETSAHLYMLKPERLLVLARDYLAVPVTEDSVQNVEMVDARSEAEERVSNWNYVFLGQLLRALRAQAPVQESAIRRAVRNGGFVSRDEVYEIGGYEPGRMLKGFTRPVSRISQDVSFDANLSGFDQDVLVPVYDEMKAGFGRVDGFSVHESLHGPLEKAWEILDRED, encoded by the coding sequence GTGACTGATGTAGATGCGTCTGAGGTGCTGGAAGCTGCCGATTCCACGGGCAGGGGGATCTTTGACGGGTTCTCCGGTTTCGTGACACCTACACCAGACGACTGGAAGCGTGTTCTTAGTAACGGGACGGTCGTCGTAGATACGAACGTCCTCCTGAATCTGTATCGATACAACAACGCCGCGCGAGAGGCTTTTCTGTCGACGTTGGCGAAAATGGGTACACGCCTCTGGGTGCCTAATCAAGTGATGGCCGAGTTTTGGCGTAACCGAGAGAGAGCGCTCGAAGACCCGGCGAAGCAGCTCGAATCGTCAAAGAAAGCGCTCCTTGCGGATCTTAGCAAGGCGGTGGAAAAACTTCGCGCCTGGGCCAATCGAGTATCGCTTGATCGGGCAGAGCTTCGCCGTCTTGAGGGAAATCTATCCCAGGGATTTGATCAGGTCATCGAATCGATGGAGAAGGTGGTTGATAGCAGCGGTCTCGGCATGGAGCGGGATACATCGAAGGATCGCGTAATCTCTGAGCTCGCCATACTGCTTGCAGGGAAGGTGGGTCTCCCCCTTGTGAGGGCAGATTATGATGCCGCGATCATCGAGGGGAAGCGGCGGGTGGAGAAGAAAATTCCGCCAGGCTATATGGATAAAGATAAGGACTCACGCGGCGATGATTCCGAGGCGGGGGACTTCCTGGTTTGGAGTCAGATCAAGTTGGAAGCAAAGCGCCGTGGCGGCGACTTCCTTTTTGTTACTGGCGACTCGAAGGAAGACTGGTGGTGGATTCGTCAGGGCGCGCCGGTCGGTCCTCGCAATGAACTCGCCGAGGAGCTTCGCGACGAAACGTCCGCTCATCTCTACATGCTCAAACCTGAGCGGTTGCTAGTGCTTGCGCGAGACTACCTTGCGGTTCCGGTAACAGAGGACTCTGTCCAGAACGTCGAGATGGTCGATGCGAGATCCGAGGCGGAGGAACGGGTTAGTAATTGGAACTACGTCTTCCTCGGCCAGTTGCTTCGTGCGCTGCGAGCTCAAGCCCCAGTGCAGGAGTCTGCGATAAGGCGAGCTGTTCGGAATGGCGGGTTCGTGAGCCGGGACGAAGTTTACGAGATCGGTGGCTATGAGCCCGGTCGTATGCTCAAGGGGTTCACTCGACCGGTTAGCAGAATCTCGCAGGATGTTTCCTTCGATGCGAATCTATCTGGGTTTGATCAAGATGTCCTGGTTCCAGTCTATGACGAGATGAAGGCTGGTTTTGGCAGGGTCGACGGATTTAGCGTGCACGAAAGCCTGCATGGCCCACTCGAAAAGGCGTGGGAAATCCTCGACCGGGAAGACTAG
- a CDS encoding sulfite oxidase, whose amino-acid sequence MEQASVQDVSTPGRIASPGEGIGPDELALAARNHGLPLEALRYEVTPPGLHYVLVHYDIPAADPAGWSLTVGGRVRTPLTLDLAALHAFPAVTHRVTMECAGNGRARLTPRPVSQPWLVEAVGTADWTGVPLRLVLARAGVREDAVEAVFTGADHGVERGVEQDYRRSLPVAAATGDDPEVLIAYAMNGLPLPPQHGCPLRLVVPGWYGMAHVKWLREITLVDAPFTGFQQSVAYRYRRAADAPDAPGEPVTRIAPRALMVPPGFPDFMSRTRVVHPGPVPLEGRAWSGHGAVDRVEVSADGGRSWIRAEVAPPGPHRWAWQAWSCVWAAAPGRHTLTVRATDAEGSTQPLEQSWNRGGFGNNLVQHVPVLCC is encoded by the coding sequence ATGGAGCAGGCGTCGGTGCAGGATGTCAGCACCCCGGGCCGCATCGCGTCGCCCGGTGAGGGCATCGGCCCGGACGAGCTGGCGCTCGCGGCCCGCAACCACGGGCTTCCGCTGGAGGCCCTGCGCTACGAGGTCACACCGCCCGGGCTGCACTACGTCTTGGTCCACTACGACATTCCCGCCGCCGACCCGGCCGGCTGGTCCCTCACCGTCGGCGGCCGGGTCCGCACCCCGCTGACCCTGGATCTCGCCGCCCTGCACGCGTTCCCCGCGGTCACCCACCGCGTCACCATGGAGTGCGCGGGCAACGGCCGGGCCCGTCTGACGCCCCGGCCGGTCAGCCAGCCGTGGCTGGTCGAGGCGGTGGGCACCGCCGACTGGACGGGCGTACCGCTGCGTCTGGTGCTCGCCCGGGCCGGAGTGCGGGAGGACGCCGTCGAGGCCGTGTTCACCGGCGCCGACCACGGGGTCGAACGCGGAGTCGAGCAGGACTACCGGCGCAGCCTGCCGGTGGCCGCCGCCACCGGGGACGACCCCGAGGTGCTGATCGCCTACGCCATGAACGGCCTGCCCCTGCCCCCGCAGCACGGGTGCCCGCTGCGGCTGGTCGTCCCCGGCTGGTACGGCATGGCGCACGTCAAGTGGCTGCGCGAGATCACCCTCGTCGACGCGCCGTTCACCGGATTCCAGCAGTCCGTGGCCTACCGCTACCGGCGGGCCGCCGACGCTCCGGACGCCCCCGGCGAGCCGGTCACCCGGATCGCGCCGCGCGCCCTGATGGTCCCGCCCGGATTCCCCGACTTCATGTCCCGCACCCGCGTCGTGCACCCCGGCCCCGTACCGCTGGAGGGGCGGGCCTGGTCCGGCCACGGGGCCGTCGACCGGGTGGAGGTGAGCGCCGACGGCGGCCGCTCCTGGATCCGGGCCGAGGTCGCGCCGCCGGGGCCGCACCGGTGGGCGTGGCAGGCCTGGTCCTGTGTCTGGGCGGCGGCGCCGGGCCGCCACACGCTCACCGTCCGCGCCACGGACGCCGAGGGCAGCACACAGCCCCTCGAACAGTCGTGGAACCGGGGCGGTTTCGGCAACAACCTGGTCCAGCACGTTCCGGTCCTGTGCTGCTGA
- a CDS encoding sortase, with protein sequence MTATATEPVDVRPDPAGAVRAPAGPGSAPAAGPGLWAAGAALAILGALLLGFVAEVGPLGHLRHERDRRVGYAELRDKLANATAPLGPTEAGAPVALLAIPQIGVREVVREATTAEVLASGPGHRRDTVLPGQPGTSILMGRQAGYGGPFGHIGDLERGETFTVTTGQGEHAYRVLGVRRAGDPQPARPTGEAGLLTLMTADGTPYMPGGVLQVDAELVSPAQQSGGRAPGRLPADEAPMAGQSTAWMPLILWGQALLLAAAALAWARVRWGRAHTWLVGFPVLAALGLAVSDQAALLLPNLL encoded by the coding sequence ATGACCGCCACCGCCACCGAGCCGGTGGACGTGCGCCCCGATCCCGCCGGAGCCGTCCGTGCTCCGGCGGGGCCGGGGTCCGCCCCGGCAGCCGGACCCGGCCTGTGGGCCGCCGGCGCCGCCCTGGCCATCCTGGGTGCGCTCCTCCTCGGCTTCGTCGCCGAGGTCGGGCCGCTCGGCCACCTCCGGCACGAACGCGACCGCCGGGTCGGGTACGCCGAGCTGCGCGACAAGCTCGCCAACGCCACCGCCCCGCTGGGCCCGACCGAGGCCGGCGCCCCCGTCGCGCTGCTGGCCATCCCGCAGATCGGCGTACGGGAGGTGGTCCGCGAGGCGACCACCGCCGAGGTGCTGGCATCGGGCCCCGGGCACCGCCGCGACACCGTGCTGCCCGGCCAGCCCGGAACCAGCATCCTGATGGGCCGCCAGGCGGGCTACGGCGGTCCGTTCGGCCACATCGGCGACCTGGAGCGGGGCGAGACCTTCACCGTCACCACCGGGCAGGGCGAGCACGCCTACCGGGTCCTCGGAGTCCGCCGGGCCGGGGACCCGCAACCCGCCCGGCCGACGGGGGAGGCGGGCCTGCTGACCCTGATGACCGCCGACGGAACCCCGTACATGCCGGGCGGTGTGCTCCAGGTCGACGCCGAACTCGTCTCGCCCGCCCAGCAGTCCGGCGGACGCGCCCCCGGTCGGCTGCCCGCCGACGAGGCGCCGATGGCCGGGCAGTCCACGGCCTGGATGCCGCTGATCCTGTGGGGCCAGGCCCTGCTGCTCGCGGCGGCCGCCCTGGCCTGGGCCCGGGTCCGCTGGGGCCGCGCACACACCTGGCTGGTGGGGTTCCCCGTACTGGCCGCCCTCGGCCTCGCCGTGTCCGACCAGGCCGCCCTGCTCCTGCCCAACCTCCTGTGA
- a CDS encoding WxL protein peptidoglycan domain-containing protein, producing the protein MTSTAPARRRPGPSAAAVVPVALPALLVLLLALFAVPAAHAAPAPAEDRKSTFGVQPAGPREPDARAHFSYGVTGGAGLRDQIAVWNYGDEPLTVAVYASDAVNTADGGFDLLPGGQAPKDAGSWIKLEKDTVTVPPKANVIVPFTLAVPRDATPGDHTAGIVATLAGGGQDAQGNKVRLDQRVGTRVYLRLAGELTPRLAVEDVKASYAGTSNPFGTGSATVTYTLRNTGNVRLGARQAVRINGMFGGSVTAGGLKDLGDLLPGSSLTITAKADGVRPTLRSSAVVSVQAVATREGVDPRLPSLTRSASLWTVPWTLLALVLAITACGLWLWRRRRLARAVATASARRRTTPEIAKKEPIVHFTRPSRRDAAGAAVLVAAVVTLAATALPGAAAQAAPTGTAVINPATGSDTTSVDLATSAACPAPATNVLVKVTGKGFPAEGKNVVGNSPISTYGQAPSGGIVVPLTMTMRDYANEAGFTTLEGRYDLTVVCRKAFGSDTYGDFTGSMWFTSNTEYRTTDPGGGQPTPTPTPKPTPTATQTSTPSATPTPTTTTTSTPDPSATPTPTPTTTATATGGTGLGLSTNVTTGGTGTTAGGTAGTAGSSATGGSGPRGGLANTGTDAVTLALIAAGLVLTGGSAVWWARRRGLLSFPGASRTPGN; encoded by the coding sequence ATGACCTCCACCGCCCCTGCCCGGCGCCGCCCGGGCCCGTCCGCAGCCGCCGTCGTGCCGGTGGCCCTGCCGGCCCTCCTGGTCCTGCTGCTCGCGCTGTTCGCCGTACCGGCGGCGCACGCGGCCCCGGCGCCCGCGGAGGACCGGAAGTCCACCTTCGGCGTACAGCCCGCCGGTCCCAGGGAACCCGACGCCCGCGCCCACTTCTCGTACGGGGTCACCGGCGGCGCGGGGCTGCGGGACCAGATCGCCGTATGGAACTACGGCGACGAGCCGCTGACCGTCGCCGTCTACGCGAGCGACGCCGTCAACACCGCCGACGGCGGCTTCGACCTGCTCCCGGGCGGCCAGGCCCCGAAGGACGCGGGCAGCTGGATCAAGCTGGAGAAGGACACGGTCACGGTCCCGCCGAAGGCCAACGTCATCGTGCCCTTCACCCTCGCCGTCCCCCGGGACGCCACCCCCGGCGACCACACCGCCGGCATCGTCGCCACCCTCGCCGGCGGCGGCCAGGACGCCCAGGGCAACAAGGTCCGCCTCGACCAGCGCGTCGGCACCCGCGTCTACCTGCGCCTCGCCGGGGAGCTCACCCCGCGCCTCGCCGTGGAGGACGTGAAGGCCTCGTACGCGGGCACCTCGAACCCCTTCGGCACGGGCTCGGCCACCGTCACGTACACCCTGCGCAACACCGGCAACGTCCGCCTCGGCGCCCGCCAGGCCGTCCGGATCAACGGCATGTTCGGCGGCTCCGTCACCGCGGGCGGCCTGAAGGACCTCGGCGACCTGCTGCCCGGCAGCTCCCTGACCATCACGGCGAAGGCCGACGGCGTGAGGCCCACGCTGCGCTCCTCCGCCGTCGTCTCCGTCCAGGCGGTCGCCACCCGCGAAGGCGTGGACCCCAGACTTCCGTCCCTGACCCGCTCGGCGTCGCTGTGGACGGTCCCGTGGACGCTGCTCGCCCTGGTTCTCGCGATCACCGCGTGCGGGCTGTGGCTGTGGCGCCGCCGGCGCCTGGCCCGGGCGGTGGCCACCGCGTCGGCGCGCCGGCGCACCACACCCGAGATCGCCAAGAAGGAGCCCATCGTGCACTTCACCCGTCCCTCCCGGCGCGACGCGGCCGGAGCCGCCGTGCTCGTCGCCGCCGTCGTGACCCTGGCCGCCACGGCCCTGCCCGGGGCGGCGGCCCAGGCCGCCCCGACCGGCACGGCGGTGATCAACCCGGCCACGGGCAGCGACACCACCAGCGTCGACCTGGCCACCTCGGCGGCCTGCCCGGCGCCCGCCACCAACGTCCTGGTGAAGGTCACCGGCAAGGGCTTCCCGGCCGAGGGCAAGAACGTGGTCGGCAACTCCCCGATCTCCACGTACGGGCAGGCGCCGTCGGGCGGCATCGTCGTTCCCCTGACGATGACCATGCGCGACTACGCCAACGAGGCCGGCTTCACCACCCTGGAGGGCCGCTACGACCTGACGGTGGTGTGCCGCAAGGCCTTCGGCAGCGACACGTACGGGGACTTCACCGGGTCGATGTGGTTCACCTCGAACACGGAGTACCGGACGACGGACCCGGGCGGCGGCCAGCCGACCCCGACCCCGACCCCGAAGCCCACGCCGACGGCCACGCAGACGTCGACCCCGAGCGCGACGCCGACGCCGACCACGACCACGACCTCCACCCCGGACCCCTCCGCGACCCCGACCCCGACTCCGACCACCACGGCCACCGCCACCGGCGGCACCGGACTGGGCCTGTCCACCAACGTCACCACCGGCGGCACGGGAACCACCGCGGGCGGCACCGCCGGCACCGCCGGCAGCAGCGCCACCGGCGGCTCCGGCCCGCGCGGCGGCCTGGCCAACACGGGGACGGACGCCGTCACCCTCGCCCTGATCGCCGCGGGCCTGGTGCTGACCGGCGGCTCCGCCGTCTGGTGGGCCCGTCGCCGCGGGCTGCTGAGCTTCCCGGGCGCCTCCCGCACCCCGGGCAACTGA